The proteins below come from a single Erinaceus europaeus chromosome 20, mEriEur2.1, whole genome shotgun sequence genomic window:
- the LOC103107990 gene encoding lactadherin-like isoform X1 — MPGPLLPALGALLFASGLLASSGDLCDSSQCLNGGTCLLSQDNDSFYCLCPEGFAGLLCNETEEGPCVPNPCLNDAECEVIEDSHRGDIFAQYICTCPRGYTGVHCENVCAMPLGMETGAISDAQISASSMHLGFLGLQRWAPELARLHRTGIVNAWTASNYDRDPWIQVNLLRKIRVTGVVTQGASRAGSAEYLKFFKVAYSQDGRQFQFIKDPEGTTDKIFKGNVDNNGLKVNIFDSPLEVQYVRLVPIICQWGCTLRFELLGCELNGCSEPLGMKDNIILDKQITASSFYRTWGLNAFSWYPSYARLDRQGKFNAWTAQSNSPSEWLQIDLGSQRQVTGIITQGARDFGHIQYVAAYKVAHSDNGLNWTEYREPGALESKIFQGNLDNNSHKKNVFEWPFLARFVRILPVAWHNRITLRVELLGC; from the exons ATGCCTGGCCCCTTGCTGCCCGCGCTCGGCGCCCTGCTCTTCGCCTCTGGCCTCCTGGCCTCCTCGG GTGACCTGTGTGACTCCAGCCAGTGTCTGAATGGAGGGACCTGCTTGCTGAGCCAGGACAATGACTCCTTCTACTGCCTCTGCCCCGAGGGCTTCGCCGGCCTCCTCTGCAATGAGACCGAGGAAG GTCCCTGCGTCCCAAACCCCTGCCTCAATGACGCCGAGTGTGAGGTGATAGAAGACTCACACCGAGGGGACATATTCGCCCAGTACATCTGCACCTGCCCTCGGGGCTACACCGGCGTCCACTGTGAGAATG TCTGCGCCATGCCGCTGGGCATGGAGACGGGCGCCATCTCCGACGCACAGATCTCCGCCTCCTCCATGCACCTGGGCTTCCTGGGGCTGCAGCGCTGGGCCCCGGAGCTGGCCCGCCTGCACCGCACAGGCATCGTCAATGCCTGGACCGCCAGCAACTATGACAGGGACCCCTGGATCCAG GTGAACCTGCTGAGGAAGATTCGGGTAACAGGTGTGGTGACACAGGGCGCCAGCCGTGCAGGCAGCGCCGAGTACCTCAAGTTCTTCAAGGTGGCCTACAGCCAGGATGGACGTCAGTTCCAGTTCATCAAGGACCCGGAGGGCACGACAGACAAG ATATTTAAGGGGAATGTGGACAACAATGGTCTGAAGGTCAACATATTTGACTCCCCACTGGAAGTGCAGTATGTGAGGCTGGTGCCCATCATCTGCCAATGGGGTTGCACCCTACGCTTTGAGCTCCTGGGCTGTGAGCTGAATG GATGTTCAGAACCACTGGGCATGAAAGACAACATTATCCTGGACAAGCAGATCACAGCCTCCAGCTTTTACAGGACATGGGGCCTGAACGCCTTCAGCTGGTACCCCTCCTATGCACGGCTGGACAGGCAGGGCAAGTTCAACGCCTGGACTGCCCAGAGCAACTCACCCTCTGAGTGGCTGCAG ATTGACCTGGGCTCACAGAGGCAGGTGACGGGCATCATCACCCAGGGAGCCCGTGACTTTGGCCACATCCAGTACGTGGCCGCCTACAAGGTAGCCCACAGTGACAACGGCCTGAACTGGACGGAGTACCGGGAACCTGGAGCCCTCGAGAGCAAG ATCTTCCAAGGGAACTTGGACAACAACTCCCACAAGAAGAATGTGTTTGAGTGGCCTTTCCTTGCCCGCTTTGTGCGCATCCTGCCCGTGGCCTGGCACAACCGAATCACCCTGCGCGTGGAGCTGCTGGGCTGCTAG
- the LOC103107990 gene encoding lactadherin-like isoform X2, protein MPGPLLPALGALLFASGLLASSGPCVPNPCLNDAECEVIEDSHRGDIFAQYICTCPRGYTGVHCENVCAMPLGMETGAISDAQISASSMHLGFLGLQRWAPELARLHRTGIVNAWTASNYDRDPWIQVNLLRKIRVTGVVTQGASRAGSAEYLKFFKVAYSQDGRQFQFIKDPEGTTDKIFKGNVDNNGLKVNIFDSPLEVQYVRLVPIICQWGCTLRFELLGCELNGCSEPLGMKDNIILDKQITASSFYRTWGLNAFSWYPSYARLDRQGKFNAWTAQSNSPSEWLQIDLGSQRQVTGIITQGARDFGHIQYVAAYKVAHSDNGLNWTEYREPGALESKIFQGNLDNNSHKKNVFEWPFLARFVRILPVAWHNRITLRVELLGC, encoded by the exons ATGCCTGGCCCCTTGCTGCCCGCGCTCGGCGCCCTGCTCTTCGCCTCTGGCCTCCTGGCCTCCTCGG GTCCCTGCGTCCCAAACCCCTGCCTCAATGACGCCGAGTGTGAGGTGATAGAAGACTCACACCGAGGGGACATATTCGCCCAGTACATCTGCACCTGCCCTCGGGGCTACACCGGCGTCCACTGTGAGAATG TCTGCGCCATGCCGCTGGGCATGGAGACGGGCGCCATCTCCGACGCACAGATCTCCGCCTCCTCCATGCACCTGGGCTTCCTGGGGCTGCAGCGCTGGGCCCCGGAGCTGGCCCGCCTGCACCGCACAGGCATCGTCAATGCCTGGACCGCCAGCAACTATGACAGGGACCCCTGGATCCAG GTGAACCTGCTGAGGAAGATTCGGGTAACAGGTGTGGTGACACAGGGCGCCAGCCGTGCAGGCAGCGCCGAGTACCTCAAGTTCTTCAAGGTGGCCTACAGCCAGGATGGACGTCAGTTCCAGTTCATCAAGGACCCGGAGGGCACGACAGACAAG ATATTTAAGGGGAATGTGGACAACAATGGTCTGAAGGTCAACATATTTGACTCCCCACTGGAAGTGCAGTATGTGAGGCTGGTGCCCATCATCTGCCAATGGGGTTGCACCCTACGCTTTGAGCTCCTGGGCTGTGAGCTGAATG GATGTTCAGAACCACTGGGCATGAAAGACAACATTATCCTGGACAAGCAGATCACAGCCTCCAGCTTTTACAGGACATGGGGCCTGAACGCCTTCAGCTGGTACCCCTCCTATGCACGGCTGGACAGGCAGGGCAAGTTCAACGCCTGGACTGCCCAGAGCAACTCACCCTCTGAGTGGCTGCAG ATTGACCTGGGCTCACAGAGGCAGGTGACGGGCATCATCACCCAGGGAGCCCGTGACTTTGGCCACATCCAGTACGTGGCCGCCTACAAGGTAGCCCACAGTGACAACGGCCTGAACTGGACGGAGTACCGGGAACCTGGAGCCCTCGAGAGCAAG ATCTTCCAAGGGAACTTGGACAACAACTCCCACAAGAAGAATGTGTTTGAGTGGCCTTTCCTTGCCCGCTTTGTGCGCATCCTGCCCGTGGCCTGGCACAACCGAATCACCCTGCGCGTGGAGCTGCTGGGCTGCTAG